One stretch of Amycolatopsis tolypomycina DNA includes these proteins:
- a CDS encoding DUF1653 domain-containing protein, translating to MQPGRYVHYKGAEYEVVGVARHSETEEELVVYRALYGEHGLWVRPKAMFTETVETPAGRVPRFRRLAE from the coding sequence GTGCAGCCGGGTCGTTACGTCCACTACAAGGGCGCCGAGTACGAGGTGGTGGGCGTCGCCCGGCACAGCGAGACCGAAGAGGAACTCGTGGTGTACCGGGCGCTCTACGGCGAGCACGGGCTGTGGGTGCGGCCGAAGGCGATGTTCACCGAGACGGTCGAGACGCCCGCGGGCCGCGTGCCACGCTTCCGGCGGCTGGCGGAGTGA
- the nucS gene encoding endonuclease NucS, translating into MRLVIARCQVDYAGRLTAHLPMATRLLLVKSDGSVSVHSDDRAYKPLNWMSPPCWLIEDGKLWIVENKQGEKLVISIEEVFHDYSQALGAEPGLQKDGVEAHLQELLAEHIKTLGDGYTLVRREFPTAIGPVDIMARDAEGRSVAVEIKRRGEIDGVEQLTRYLELLNRDPLLAPVQGVFAAQIIKPQARTLAEDRGIRCLTLDYDELRGIESDEFRLF; encoded by the coding sequence GTGCGTCTCGTGATCGCGCGGTGCCAGGTCGACTACGCCGGCCGGCTGACCGCCCACCTGCCGATGGCCACCCGCCTGCTGCTCGTCAAGTCCGACGGCTCGGTGTCGGTGCACTCCGACGACCGTGCGTACAAGCCGTTGAACTGGATGAGCCCGCCCTGCTGGCTGATCGAGGACGGCAAGCTCTGGATCGTCGAGAACAAGCAGGGCGAGAAGCTGGTGATCTCGATCGAAGAGGTCTTCCACGACTACTCCCAGGCCCTCGGCGCGGAACCGGGCCTGCAGAAGGACGGCGTCGAGGCGCACCTGCAGGAACTGCTGGCCGAGCACATCAAGACCCTCGGCGACGGCTACACGCTGGTCCGCCGCGAATTCCCGACGGCGATCGGCCCGGTCGACATCATGGCCCGCGACGCCGAAGGCCGTTCGGTGGCGGTCGAGATCAAGCGCCGCGGCGAAATCGACGGCGTCGAGCAGCTGACGCGCTACCTGGAGCTGCTCAACCGCGACCCGCTCCTGGCGCCGGTGCAGGGCGTGTTCGCGGCCCAGATCATCAAGCCGCAGGCCCGCACCCTGGCCGAGGACCGCGGGATCCGCTGCCTGACGCTGGACTACGACGAGCTGCGCGGCATCGAGTCCGACGAGTTCCGGCTCTTCTGA
- a CDS encoding NUDIX domain-containing protein: protein MDPIQRVASREVYRNNWMTVREDEIRRSDGSPGIYGVIDKPAYALVIAQDGDRFRLVEQFRYPLGERRWEFPQGTAPDLADVPPHELAVRELREETGLRAGSMVTLGKLDVAAGMSSQRGWVFLATDITEGEPQREHEEQDMRSAWFARADVEKMILTGEITDAQSIAAWARLMLFERTRG, encoded by the coding sequence GTGGACCCCATTCAGCGTGTCGCGTCCCGCGAGGTGTACCGGAACAACTGGATGACCGTGCGGGAGGACGAAATCCGCCGCTCCGACGGCTCGCCGGGCATCTACGGCGTGATCGACAAGCCGGCGTACGCGCTGGTCATCGCCCAGGACGGCGACCGGTTCCGGCTGGTCGAGCAGTTCCGCTACCCGCTGGGCGAACGGCGCTGGGAGTTCCCGCAGGGCACCGCGCCGGACCTGGCCGACGTGCCGCCGCACGAGCTCGCCGTGCGCGAACTGCGCGAGGAGACCGGGTTGCGGGCCGGTTCGATGGTCACGCTCGGCAAGCTCGACGTCGCCGCCGGCATGAGCAGCCAGCGCGGCTGGGTGTTCCTCGCCACGGACATCACCGAGGGCGAGCCGCAGCGCGAGCACGAAGAGCAGGACATGCGCAGCGCGTGGTTCGCGCGCGCGGACGTCGAGAAGATGATCCTCACCGGCGAGATCACCGACGCGCAGTCCATCGCCGCGTGGGCCCGGCTCATGCTGTTCGAGCGCACCCGGGGGTGA
- a CDS encoding enoyl-CoA hydratase-related protein, with protein sequence MYQHLLVKRDGDTVTITMNRAARRNSLSADHLAELLAAFREAGTSDATGVVLAGAGPVFSAGHDFADVAARDLTGVRELLTLCTDVMKTMESIPQVVVARVHGLATAAGCQLVASCDLAVAAESAGFALPGGKGGWFCHTPAVPVARSIGRKRLMELALTGDVIDAATALDWGLVNRVVPDEQLDDAVAELLARATRGSRASKSMGKVTLYAQLDRPEADAYAIALEVMAAASQLPGAREGMAAFLEKRKPAWPD encoded by the coding sequence ATGTACCAGCATCTCCTCGTGAAGCGGGACGGCGACACCGTCACGATCACCATGAACCGGGCGGCGCGGCGCAATTCGCTGTCCGCGGACCACCTCGCCGAGCTGCTCGCCGCGTTCCGCGAGGCGGGGACGTCCGACGCGACCGGCGTCGTGCTGGCCGGGGCCGGCCCGGTGTTCTCCGCCGGGCACGACTTCGCCGACGTCGCCGCGCGGGACCTGACGGGCGTGCGCGAGCTGCTGACGCTGTGCACCGACGTCATGAAGACGATGGAGTCGATCCCGCAGGTCGTCGTCGCGCGGGTGCACGGCCTGGCCACCGCGGCGGGCTGCCAGCTGGTGGCGTCGTGCGACCTGGCCGTGGCCGCCGAGTCGGCGGGCTTCGCGCTGCCGGGCGGCAAGGGGGGCTGGTTCTGCCACACGCCGGCGGTGCCGGTGGCCCGGTCGATCGGCCGCAAGCGGCTGATGGAGCTGGCGCTGACCGGCGACGTCATCGACGCGGCGACGGCGCTCGACTGGGGCCTGGTCAACCGGGTCGTGCCCGACGAGCAGCTCGACGACGCCGTCGCCGAACTGCTGGCCCGGGCGACGCGCGGCAGCCGCGCCAGCAAGTCGATGGGCAAGGTGACGCTCTACGCCCAGCTCGACCGGCCCGAGGCCGACGCCTACGCGATCGCGCTGGAGGTCATGGCCGCGGCGTCCCAGCTGCCCGGCGCCCGCGAAGGCATGGCGGCGTTTCTGGAGAAGCGCAAGCCCGCCTGGCCCGACTGA
- a CDS encoding GlxA family transcriptional regulator, with protein MRTVGVLLLPGTRMFDLAVIGEVWAQDRTDSGIGPFTVRLCSSGRARTPVSPFGDVAATHGLAGLDGCDLVLAPGRDDPRAPVPPAAVAALRRAHRAGATVAGLCSGAFTLAAAGLLDGRPATTHWRDLDALAVVAPRADLQRDVLYTDDGGVLTSAGVVGGLDLCLYLVRRDHGADVAATLARRLVMPPAREGGQRQYVDTPLPPSAGRPGLASTMDWALARLGDGIGVEDLVGHARMSERTFHREFAAATGVTPGRWLRVQRVRYAQRLLETTSLPVERVAERSGLGTAANLRRRMRAEAGVGPDSYRRTFRRSTVEACTSISS; from the coding sequence ATGCGCACCGTCGGCGTTCTGCTGCTGCCCGGCACCCGGATGTTCGACCTCGCGGTGATCGGCGAGGTCTGGGCCCAGGACCGGACCGACAGCGGGATCGGCCCGTTCACGGTCCGGCTGTGCAGCTCCGGCCGGGCGCGAACGCCCGTGTCACCCTTCGGCGACGTCGCGGCCACGCACGGGCTCGCCGGGCTCGACGGCTGCGACCTCGTGCTGGCGCCGGGCCGCGACGACCCCCGCGCGCCCGTGCCCCCGGCGGCCGTCGCGGCGCTGCGCCGGGCGCACCGGGCCGGGGCGACCGTCGCCGGGCTGTGCTCCGGCGCGTTCACCCTCGCCGCCGCCGGCCTGCTCGACGGCCGGCCGGCGACCACGCACTGGCGTGACCTCGACGCGCTCGCCGTCGTCGCGCCGCGCGCGGACCTGCAGCGCGACGTGCTCTACACCGACGACGGCGGCGTCCTGACGTCGGCGGGCGTCGTCGGCGGCCTCGACCTCTGCCTGTACCTGGTCCGGCGCGACCACGGCGCCGACGTCGCCGCCACGCTGGCACGCCGGCTGGTGATGCCGCCGGCGCGCGAGGGCGGGCAGCGCCAGTACGTCGACACCCCGCTGCCGCCGTCGGCAGGCCGGCCCGGTCTGGCGTCCACAATGGACTGGGCGCTCGCCCGCCTCGGGGACGGCATCGGCGTCGAGGACCTCGTCGGGCACGCGCGGATGAGCGAACGGACGTTCCACCGCGAGTTCGCCGCGGCCACCGGCGTGACGCCGGGCCGCTGGCTGCGCGTCCAGCGCGTCCGGTACGCGCAGCGGCTGCTGGAGACGACGTCGCTGCCGGTCGAGCGGGTCGCCGAGCGCTCCGGGCTGGGCACGGCGGCGAACCTCCGGCGGCGGATGCGCGCCGAAGCCGGTGTCGGCCCGGACAGCTACCGGCGCACATTCCGAAGGTCTACCGTCGAAGCATGTACCAGCATCTCCTCGTGA
- a CDS encoding cysteine hydrolase family protein, with the protein MTEPALILIDVQRGFDDPEFWGPRNNPGAEANMKALLDAWQERRLPVVLVHHDSPKPGSPLRPGQPGNDFKPELDGARPDLVFGKQVNSAFLGDVDLDAWLRRRGITSIVVAGIQTNFCCETTARMGGNLGYDVTFALDATFTFDLPGVTADELYRVTAANLANQFATVKSTKDVLAELSRDRSAPGSG; encoded by the coding sequence ATGACCGAACCGGCACTCATCCTCATCGACGTCCAGCGCGGGTTCGACGACCCGGAGTTCTGGGGCCCGCGCAACAACCCGGGCGCCGAGGCGAACATGAAGGCCCTGCTCGACGCCTGGCAGGAGCGGCGGCTGCCCGTCGTGCTCGTGCACCACGACTCGCCGAAACCGGGCTCGCCGCTGCGGCCGGGGCAGCCCGGCAACGACTTCAAGCCCGAACTCGACGGCGCGCGCCCGGACCTGGTGTTCGGCAAGCAGGTCAACTCGGCGTTCCTCGGCGACGTCGACCTCGACGCGTGGCTGCGCAGGCGCGGCATCACGAGCATCGTCGTGGCCGGCATCCAGACCAACTTCTGTTGCGAAACCACCGCGCGGATGGGCGGGAACCTCGGCTACGACGTCACTTTCGCCCTCGACGCCACGTTCACCTTCGACCTCCCGGGCGTGACCGCCGACGAGCTCTACCGGGTCACGGCGGCGAACCTGGCGAACCAGTTCGCCACCGTGAAGTCCACAAAGGACGTCCTGGCGGAGCTCAGCCGAGACCGTTCCGCTCCCGGATCAGGCTGA
- a CDS encoding protein meaA, translated as MPYPTDRERDRPWVMRTYAGHSSAAASNELYRRNLAKGQTGLSVAFDLPTQTGYDPDHQLSRGEVGKVGVPVSHIGDMRQLFDGIPLAEANTSMTINAPAMWLLALYVSVAREQAEAEGRDVDEVLAKLAGTTQNDIIKEYLSRGTYIFPPGPSLRLITDVIAWTVHHVPKWNPINICSYHLQEAGVTPTQEVAYALCTAIAVLDAVRDSGQVDAADMAKVVARISFFVNAGVRFVEEMSKMRAFTALWDELTRDRYGVTDPKARRLRYGVQVNSLGLTEAQPENNVQRIVLEMLAVSLSRGARARAIQLPAWNEALGLPRPWDQQWALRMQQVLAFETDLLEYEDIFDGSHVIQAKVDEIMAGAREEIARVQDLGGAVAAVESGYMKSQLVASLAEYRREMENGERILVGVNKFATTEPSPLQAEGAKAIETIDPAVEKDAVSAIEEWRSQRDHEAVERSLAALKERARTTENLFEATVDCARAGVTTGEWAGALREVFGEYRAPTGVSASAVAGAGDPELERVRARVRETEAELGERLRILVGKPGLDGHSNGAEQVAVRARDVGFEVVYQGIRLTPEQIVAAAVQEGVHVVGLSVLSGSHLEVVPHVVDGLRAAGAGDVPVIVGGIIPPDDAALLTERGIARVFTPKDYELTGIMDGIVSLIRERNGLG; from the coding sequence GTGCCGTATCCAACGGACCGCGAGCGAGACCGACCGTGGGTGATGCGGACCTACGCGGGGCACTCCTCCGCGGCCGCGTCGAACGAGCTCTACCGGCGCAACCTGGCGAAGGGGCAAACCGGCCTCTCGGTGGCGTTCGACCTGCCCACCCAGACCGGCTACGACCCGGACCACCAGCTCTCCCGCGGCGAGGTCGGCAAGGTCGGCGTGCCGGTGTCGCACATCGGCGACATGCGGCAGCTCTTCGACGGCATCCCGCTCGCCGAGGCCAACACGTCGATGACCATCAACGCGCCGGCCATGTGGCTGCTCGCGCTGTACGTCTCCGTGGCGCGCGAGCAGGCCGAGGCCGAGGGGCGCGACGTCGACGAGGTCCTCGCGAAGCTCGCCGGCACCACGCAGAACGACATCATCAAGGAGTACCTGTCCCGCGGGACCTACATCTTCCCGCCGGGGCCGAGCCTGCGGCTGATCACCGACGTGATCGCCTGGACCGTGCACCACGTGCCGAAGTGGAACCCGATCAACATCTGCAGCTACCACCTGCAGGAAGCCGGGGTGACGCCGACGCAGGAGGTCGCCTACGCGCTGTGCACCGCGATCGCCGTGCTCGACGCCGTCCGCGACTCGGGGCAGGTCGACGCGGCCGACATGGCGAAGGTCGTCGCGCGGATCTCCTTCTTCGTCAACGCCGGCGTCCGGTTCGTCGAGGAGATGTCCAAGATGCGCGCGTTCACCGCGCTCTGGGACGAGCTCACGCGCGACCGGTACGGCGTCACGGATCCGAAGGCCCGCCGGCTGCGCTACGGCGTCCAGGTCAACTCGCTCGGGCTGACGGAGGCCCAGCCGGAGAACAACGTCCAGCGGATCGTGCTGGAGATGCTCGCGGTGTCGCTCTCGCGCGGCGCCCGCGCCCGCGCGATCCAGCTGCCGGCGTGGAACGAGGCCCTCGGCCTGCCGCGGCCGTGGGACCAGCAGTGGGCGCTGCGGATGCAGCAGGTGCTCGCCTTCGAGACGGACCTGCTGGAGTACGAGGACATCTTCGACGGCTCGCACGTCATCCAGGCCAAGGTCGACGAGATCATGGCCGGTGCCCGCGAGGAGATCGCCCGCGTGCAGGACCTCGGCGGCGCGGTCGCCGCGGTCGAGAGCGGCTACATGAAGTCGCAGCTGGTGGCGTCGCTGGCCGAGTACCGCCGGGAGATGGAGAACGGCGAACGGATCCTGGTCGGGGTCAACAAGTTCGCGACGACCGAGCCGTCTCCGCTGCAGGCCGAAGGCGCGAAGGCGATCGAGACGATCGACCCCGCCGTCGAGAAGGACGCCGTCAGTGCCATCGAGGAGTGGCGTTCCCAGCGTGACCACGAGGCCGTCGAGCGGTCGCTGGCCGCGCTGAAGGAGCGGGCGCGGACCACGGAGAACCTCTTCGAGGCCACTGTGGACTGTGCACGGGCCGGCGTGACCACCGGCGAGTGGGCCGGCGCGCTGCGCGAGGTGTTCGGCGAATACCGGGCCCCCACCGGCGTTTCCGCCTCCGCCGTCGCCGGCGCGGGCGACCCCGAGCTGGAGCGGGTCCGCGCGCGCGTCCGGGAAACGGAAGCGGAGCTGGGCGAACGGCTGCGGATCCTGGTCGGCAAGCCGGGCCTGGACGGGCACTCCAACGGCGCCGAGCAGGTCGCCGTCCGGGCGCGCGACGTCGGCTTCGAGGTCGTCTACCAGGGCATCCGGCTGACGCCCGAGCAGATCGTCGCGGCGGCGGTGCAGGAAGGCGTGCACGTCGTCGGGCTGTCGGTGCTGTCCGGCTCGCACCTCGAGGTCGTCCCGCACGTCGTCGACGGCCTGCGCGCCGCAGGCGCGGGCGACGTGCCGGTGATCGTCGGCGGCATCATCCCGCCGGACGACGCCGCGCTGCTCACCGAACGCGGCATCGCCCGGGTGTTCACGCCCAAGGACTACGAGCTGACCGGGATCATGGACGGCATCGTCAGCCTGATCCGGGAGCGGAACGGTCTCGGCTGA
- a CDS encoding PH domain-containing protein, whose protein sequence is MSAGEIDLLPGERVLWAGEPVQRPLYVAADGVIAPAGLVLAAAALWFLLTREPSGATMAVAVVVLVLGVYGAVGRSIVRYLALGRTTYAVTDSRIIARSGLFRQKERASELATLSAPVLKPGPSRTGTITFGGSGAVTLIGVGEPKRVRDLLTKAIDEAKARQAPPEADSSAA, encoded by the coding sequence ATGTCAGCAGGCGAAATCGATCTTCTGCCCGGTGAACGCGTGCTCTGGGCGGGAGAGCCGGTCCAGCGCCCGCTCTACGTCGCCGCGGACGGGGTGATCGCCCCGGCCGGTCTCGTCCTCGCCGCCGCCGCGCTCTGGTTCCTGCTCACGCGCGAGCCGAGCGGCGCCACGATGGCCGTGGCCGTCGTCGTGCTGGTGCTCGGTGTCTACGGCGCGGTCGGCCGGTCGATCGTCCGGTACCTCGCGCTCGGGCGCACGACCTACGCCGTGACGGACAGCCGGATCATCGCGCGGTCGGGCCTGTTCCGGCAGAAGGAACGCGCCAGCGAGCTGGCCACCCTGTCGGCGCCGGTGCTCAAGCCGGGCCCGTCCCGCACCGGGACCATCACCTTCGGCGGCTCGGGTGCGGTGACGCTGATCGGCGTCGGCGAGCCCAAGCGGGTCCGCGACCTGCTCACCAAGGCCATCGACGAGGCCAAGGCGCGCCAGGCGCCGCCGGAAGCGGACAGTTCGGCCGCCTGA
- a CDS encoding LysE family translocator, which produces MTWSSYGSYLVIVVLIVLAPGPDTMVMLKNALSGGFRGGLLASLGIFAGNAVQGSAAALGLGVLVARSQPVFTALKWAGAAYLVFLGVQALRGAFRGDYQAVEAVQRRRGGGFRRFREGFLSNITNPKVLVLYLSVLPQFLDPVRTTTWDALALAYTVAVLGVVWLLVLLVFVHRVRAWLERRRVRRALDGVTGTALLGFGAALALES; this is translated from the coding sequence GTGACGTGGAGTTCGTACGGCAGTTACCTGGTCATCGTGGTCCTGATCGTCCTCGCGCCGGGGCCCGACACGATGGTGATGCTCAAGAACGCGCTGTCCGGCGGGTTCCGGGGCGGGCTGCTCGCGTCGCTCGGCATCTTCGCCGGCAACGCCGTGCAGGGCAGTGCCGCGGCGCTGGGGCTCGGCGTCCTCGTCGCCCGGTCGCAGCCGGTGTTCACCGCGCTCAAGTGGGCCGGCGCGGCCTACCTCGTCTTCCTCGGCGTCCAGGCGCTGCGCGGCGCGTTCCGCGGTGACTACCAGGCCGTCGAGGCGGTCCAGCGCCGCCGCGGCGGCGGCTTCCGGCGGTTCCGCGAGGGCTTCCTCTCCAACATCACCAACCCGAAGGTGCTGGTGCTGTACCTGTCGGTGCTGCCGCAGTTCCTCGACCCGGTGCGCACGACGACGTGGGACGCCCTCGCGCTCGCCTACACTGTCGCCGTGCTCGGCGTGGTGTGGCTGCTGGTGCTGCTGGTGTTCGTGCACCGCGTGCGCGCGTGGCTGGAGCGCCGCCGGGTCCGGCGCGCCCTCGACGGCGTCACCGGAACCGCCCTGCTCGGCTTCGGTGCGGCACTGGCCTTGGAGTCCTGA
- a CDS encoding LysE family translocator: protein MTWSTYAAFAGMMAFLAMMPGPDTMVVLKNALTGGARGGGWACAGITVANFLQGTAAALGLGAVITRYRPVFETVKWLGAAYLVFLGIQALRGAWRGNYEALDDVRKARASRVRRFREGFLSNITNPKVIVLYLSVLPQFLTPSSTLGDSLLLAYTVAALGVVWQVVLLFFVHRVRGWLRQRKVRRALDGATGTALVGFGAVLAFEG from the coding sequence ATGACCTGGAGCACGTACGCGGCTTTCGCCGGGATGATGGCGTTCCTGGCGATGATGCCGGGCCCGGACACGATGGTGGTGCTGAAGAACGCCCTCACCGGCGGCGCCCGCGGCGGCGGCTGGGCGTGCGCGGGCATCACTGTCGCGAACTTCCTCCAGGGCACGGCGGCGGCGCTCGGCCTGGGCGCGGTGATCACCCGGTACCGCCCGGTGTTCGAGACGGTGAAGTGGCTCGGCGCGGCGTACCTGGTCTTCCTGGGCATCCAGGCGCTGCGCGGGGCGTGGCGCGGGAACTACGAAGCCCTCGACGACGTCCGCAAGGCGCGCGCGTCCCGGGTGCGGCGGTTCCGCGAAGGGTTCCTCTCCAACATCACCAACCCGAAGGTGATCGTACTGTACCTGTCGGTGCTGCCGCAGTTCCTCACGCCTTCGTCGACGCTCGGGGACTCGCTGCTGCTGGCGTACACGGTCGCGGCGCTGGGCGTGGTGTGGCAGGTGGTGCTGCTGTTCTTCGTGCACCGGGTCCGGGGCTGGCTGCGGCAGCGGAAGGTGCGCCGGGCGCTGGACGGCGCGACGGGCACCGCGCTCGTGGGCTTCGGCGCGGTGCTCGCCTTCGAAGGCTGA
- a CDS encoding alpha/beta hydrolase family protein — protein MKQLMFEDDQQFWFETLRLFGHAAYGGSDFGEVLAAASTVTPGDYDSWHDAYRALADRLYTEAADAGPVTARDLLLRASTYYFSSEFFLHGDPADPRIAAAYDRSVECFRRAEVAEPVEIPYEGTVLRGYFYRAPGAGPKPLLIMHNGFDGSAEECHFMGAAAGAAHGYHVLTFDGPGQPSAVRREKLVFRPDWEHVVTPVVDFALTLDGVDPARLALLGVSLGGMLAPRAAAFEPRLAAVVAVDGVYDAGAAVTGLLPWPRAEIVRRARADHDEEFDALLAAGREASPTLRWACDHGRYVLGAATDREFIAKYLEYTLEDGVAERIACPVLVCEAADDLFFGGDRETEPRRLYAHLTAPKTLLTFTAEEGADAHCHVGAQRLAAGRIYDWLDRTL, from the coding sequence ATGAAGCAGCTGATGTTCGAAGACGACCAGCAGTTCTGGTTCGAGACCCTGCGCCTGTTCGGCCACGCGGCCTACGGCGGCTCGGACTTCGGCGAGGTCCTCGCGGCGGCGTCGACGGTGACGCCGGGCGACTACGACAGCTGGCACGACGCCTACCGCGCGCTGGCCGACCGGCTCTACACCGAAGCGGCCGACGCGGGGCCCGTCACCGCGCGCGACCTGCTGCTGCGCGCGTCGACGTATTACTTTTCGTCGGAGTTCTTCCTGCACGGCGACCCGGCGGACCCGCGCATCGCGGCGGCGTACGACCGCAGCGTCGAGTGCTTCCGCCGCGCGGAGGTGGCCGAGCCGGTCGAAATCCCTTACGAGGGCACGGTTCTGCGCGGGTACTTCTACCGCGCGCCGGGTGCCGGGCCGAAGCCGTTGCTGATCATGCACAACGGGTTCGACGGCAGCGCGGAGGAGTGCCACTTCATGGGCGCGGCGGCGGGCGCCGCGCACGGCTACCACGTCCTGACGTTCGACGGTCCTGGCCAGCCGAGCGCGGTCCGGCGCGAGAAGCTCGTGTTCCGGCCGGACTGGGAGCACGTGGTGACACCCGTGGTGGACTTCGCGCTGACGCTCGACGGTGTCGACCCGGCGCGCCTCGCGCTGCTCGGCGTGAGCTTGGGCGGCATGCTGGCCCCGCGGGCGGCGGCGTTCGAGCCGCGCCTGGCGGCGGTGGTCGCGGTGGACGGCGTGTACGACGCGGGTGCGGCGGTGACCGGGCTGCTGCCGTGGCCGCGCGCGGAGATCGTGCGCCGCGCCCGGGCCGACCACGACGAGGAGTTCGACGCGCTGCTCGCGGCGGGGCGCGAGGCGAGCCCGACGCTGCGCTGGGCGTGCGACCACGGCCGGTACGTGCTGGGCGCGGCGACCGACCGGGAGTTCATCGCGAAGTACCTGGAGTACACGCTGGAAGACGGCGTGGCGGAGCGGATCGCCTGCCCGGTCCTGGTCTGCGAAGCCGCGGACGACCTGTTCTTCGGCGGCGACCGGGAGACCGAGCCGCGGCGGCTGTACGCGCACCTGACGGCACCGAAGACGTTGCTGACGTTCACGGCGGAGGAGGGCGCGGACGCGCACTGCCACGTCGGCGCCCAGCGCCTGGCGGCGGGCCGGATCTACGACTGGCTGGACCGGACGCTCTAG
- a CDS encoding NmrA family NAD(P)-binding protein, whose product MADVLVLGGTGTTGRRVVAGLRAAGFPARAATRKPGEAGQVRFDWADRSTHAEALRGASAVYLLAPIGEAAPAGVVAPFLDDALDAGVRRVVLLSSSAVTDDTPGLGDLQRLVRAAPEWAVLRPSWFMQNFTGEHLVAQGVRDGEIVTATGDGRVAFVDAGDIAAVAVRALTDREPHNTEHVLTGPAALSYAEAAALVSAHLGRPVRHRAVSTEAFAALLTSSGLPEPFAAVLAALDEGIRRGAEDRVTPVVEQVTGRPARSFATVVQEEIR is encoded by the coding sequence GTGGCTGACGTCCTGGTCCTCGGCGGCACCGGCACGACCGGCCGCCGGGTCGTCGCGGGCCTGCGGGCGGCGGGATTCCCGGCCCGGGCGGCCACGCGCAAGCCGGGCGAGGCCGGTCAGGTCCGGTTCGACTGGGCGGACCGGTCGACCCACGCCGAGGCCTTGCGCGGCGCCTCCGCCGTGTACCTGCTGGCCCCGATCGGCGAGGCTGCGCCCGCCGGGGTCGTCGCCCCCTTCCTGGACGACGCGCTGGACGCGGGTGTCCGGCGGGTCGTGCTGCTCAGCTCGTCGGCGGTCACCGACGACACCCCCGGCCTGGGCGACCTGCAGCGGCTGGTGCGCGCGGCGCCGGAGTGGGCCGTGCTGAGGCCGTCCTGGTTCATGCAGAACTTCACCGGCGAGCACCTGGTCGCCCAGGGCGTGCGGGACGGCGAGATCGTCACGGCCACCGGCGACGGCCGGGTGGCGTTCGTCGACGCCGGCGACATCGCGGCGGTCGCCGTCCGCGCGCTGACCGATCGCGAACCGCACAACACCGAACACGTCCTGACCGGGCCGGCCGCCCTGAGCTACGCCGAAGCGGCCGCGCTCGTTTCCGCGCACCTCGGCCGCCCGGTGCGGCACCGCGCGGTGAGCACCGAGGCCTTCGCGGCTTTGCTGACGTCGTCCGGGCTTCCCGAGCCGTTCGCGGCCGTGCTCGCCGCCCTCGACGAGGGCATCCGGCGCGGTGCCGAAGACCGCGTCACCCCGGTCGTCGAGCAGGTCACCGGGCGGCCGGCCCGGTCGTTCGCAACCGTTGTCCAGGAGGAGATCCGATGA
- a CDS encoding TetR/AcrR family transcriptional regulator, which yields MARTPTGAAVLQPEVTQAITDAVLHELAEQGYGRLSMEAVAKRAGVGKSALYRRWRSKDEMIAAVVTEFSVTRAAEADTGSLRGDLREAMQALIDWLTHPLFSRILPDLVAEDARNPERGRSTRENIGGPRREVGEAMLRRAITRGELPEDLDMEMALDVLAAPIYWRLVVRQAEAEPDYVDRLVAYALRALGAQGA from the coding sequence ATGGCACGCACCCCGACCGGCGCCGCGGTCCTCCAGCCCGAGGTCACGCAGGCGATCACCGACGCCGTCCTGCACGAACTCGCCGAGCAGGGCTACGGGCGGCTGTCCATGGAAGCGGTGGCCAAGCGGGCCGGGGTCGGCAAGAGCGCGCTCTACCGGCGCTGGCGGTCGAAGGACGAGATGATCGCCGCGGTCGTCACGGAGTTCAGCGTGACGCGGGCGGCGGAGGCGGACACCGGCTCACTGCGCGGCGACCTGCGGGAGGCGATGCAGGCACTGATCGACTGGCTGACGCACCCGCTGTTCTCGCGGATCCTGCCGGACCTGGTCGCCGAGGACGCGCGGAACCCGGAGCGCGGCCGCAGCACCCGCGAAAACATCGGCGGGCCCCGGCGCGAGGTCGGCGAGGCGATGCTGCGCCGGGCCATCACGCGCGGCGAGCTGCCCGAGGACCTCGACATGGAGATGGCGCTGGACGTCCTGGCGGCGCCGATCTACTGGCGCCTGGTGGTCCGGCAGGCCGAAGCCGAGCCGGACTACGTGGACCGGCTGGTGGCGTACGCCCTGCGCGCACTGGGCGCGCAGGGCGCGTGA